A region of Pseudomonas sp. Marseille-Q3773 DNA encodes the following proteins:
- a CDS encoding DUF1652 domain-containing protein translates to MSLIGVSMLEMRQIIEQACLPDRCEVSCPDGAHLTIRLGQGQSLEEGVTLSGVPLQSLNSCRDLVNLVGQLHALRSAHPAPLKAIA, encoded by the coding sequence ATGTCGTTGATAGGAGTTTCGATGCTGGAGATGCGGCAGATAATCGAGCAGGCCTGCCTGCCCGACCGCTGTGAAGTCAGCTGCCCGGACGGCGCCCACCTGACCATCCGCCTGGGTCAGGGTCAGAGTCTCGAAGAAGGCGTGACCCTGAGCGGGGTCCCGTTGCAAAGCCTGAACAGTTGCCGCGACCTGGTCAACCTGGTAGGTCAGCTGCACGCGCTGCGTAGCGCCCACCCGGCGCCACTCAAGGCGATTGCCTGA
- a CDS encoding Yip1 family protein — MNSPLLKLFTHPADAWLDIRRAEEDHPQQYLPRLLALALIPAVCLFVGTTTFGWSLAAEERVRLSMGSAAQLAGLLYATTVGGVMLMGVMIRWMSRGFDTQPSLNQCIGFAAYCATPWFFAGVVGLLPIRWLAVAALLAASAYASVLLYGGLQTFLRLKREQAMLFATCVWGVGLLLLVTILVAMILFWFNGLMPEYVRPASLG, encoded by the coding sequence ATGAACAGTCCGTTGCTCAAGCTCTTCACCCACCCCGCCGACGCCTGGCTGGACATCCGCCGGGCCGAGGAAGACCACCCGCAGCAATACCTGCCGCGCCTGCTGGCCCTGGCGTTGATTCCCGCCGTGTGCCTGTTCGTCGGCACCACCACCTTCGGCTGGAGCCTTGCCGCCGAGGAGCGGGTGCGCCTGAGCATGGGCAGTGCCGCGCAACTGGCAGGCTTGCTCTATGCCACCACGGTGGGCGGGGTCATGCTGATGGGCGTGATGATTCGCTGGATGTCGCGCGGCTTCGATACCCAGCCCAGCCTCAACCAGTGCATCGGTTTCGCTGCCTACTGCGCCACGCCCTGGTTCTTCGCCGGCGTGGTCGGCCTGCTGCCGATCCGCTGGCTGGCCGTTGCGGCGCTGCTGGCGGCCTCGGCGTATGCCAGCGTGCTGCTGTATGGCGGCTTGCAAACGTTCCTGCGGCTGAAGAGAGAACAGGCCATGCTGTTCGCGACCTGCGTCTGGGGGGTAGGCCTGTTGTTGCTGGTGACCATCCTGGTGGCGATGATCCTGTTCTGGTTCAATGGCCTGATGCCGGAATATGTGCGCCCGGCCAGCCTGGGCTGA